In one window of Corallococcus macrosporus DNA:
- a CDS encoding HD family phosphohydrolase → MADPESPTPGPSPLDALAVRLGLGRSGDWGRRVVQGLLLLVVSVGAGFVISPGLYSQQIPALTQENVGKPFRANSPAGFKAARDYDIVHQAMTEQRRREARSAVRPVYDLNPAVVGNLRASVRAGFASARDHLAEEKEARAEEPPQEEGASKRRKPAPLTPEALERQRHDREEMQAQFQEQLFGQRDAGLETEDFQALVANGFSEEAEAATLLLLDRAYRADGSQVYVAGSREELVREAPQGLTVRDVQHKNEDTLPAGASQVVDMREAHQELDRFASVPGNVLPDAPAVQRRAVLRIAKRLVRPSLTINIAETDLRRRLAGDAVKDAVIAIKKGQRVIGDGELVNETHLVMLRGMRAQTDRLDLLQLQVGGTGLVALLVVAFYGFCRAAFRRFRPTRKDGVLLGLLLVGLLGLLQVWVSIADAVQDRYTALPIEAFYYAFPVAAGAMLVRFILAQELALFFAMVFACLAGVMLGNSLAFGIYTLVGSLVAADRIVKAKDRVGIFRAGLVTGVANLIAVLFLFLVEGKGLAGDTVVTALCAFFGTTLAVPVMVMALTPLIEATFGYASDIKLLELANLNHPALKELIVQAPGTYHHSIIIGTLVENAAETIGANPLLARSCAYYHDIGKGRNPLYFGENQKGENRHDGLAPAMSAVIIKRHVTEGLEMARQYRLPKLVADAIPQHHGTRTVGFFFHKALKEQEGKEGAPPIDESIYRYPGPKPQFREAALVMIADAVEASTRSMPDPTSAKLQAQVQKIINIIFSEGQLDECDLTLKDLNLIAQSFLHTLEGIYHTRPVYPAGAMGGGKAGGAPLMMAPAPAKTEAKDTKVRTAGMS, encoded by the coding sequence ATGGCCGATCCTGAATCACCAACCCCCGGGCCCAGTCCGCTGGACGCGCTCGCGGTCCGCCTGGGGCTCGGGCGCAGTGGGGATTGGGGCCGGCGCGTCGTGCAGGGCCTGCTCCTGCTCGTCGTCTCCGTGGGGGCGGGCTTCGTCATCTCCCCGGGCCTCTACAGCCAGCAGATCCCGGCGCTCACCCAGGAGAACGTGGGCAAGCCGTTCCGGGCCAACTCGCCCGCCGGGTTCAAGGCCGCGCGCGACTACGACATCGTCCACCAGGCGATGACGGAGCAGCGCCGCCGCGAGGCCCGGAGCGCCGTGCGCCCCGTGTACGACCTCAACCCGGCGGTGGTGGGCAACCTGCGCGCGTCCGTGCGCGCGGGTTTCGCCTCCGCGCGCGACCACCTGGCGGAGGAGAAGGAGGCCCGCGCCGAGGAGCCCCCCCAGGAAGAGGGCGCGTCCAAGCGCCGCAAGCCCGCGCCGCTCACGCCGGAGGCCCTGGAGCGCCAGCGCCACGACCGCGAGGAGATGCAGGCCCAGTTCCAGGAGCAGCTCTTCGGTCAGCGCGACGCGGGGCTGGAGACCGAGGACTTCCAGGCGCTCGTCGCCAACGGCTTCTCGGAAGAGGCGGAGGCCGCCACCCTGCTGCTGCTCGACCGCGCCTACCGCGCGGACGGCAGCCAGGTGTACGTGGCCGGCTCGCGCGAGGAGCTGGTGCGTGAAGCCCCCCAGGGGCTCACCGTGCGCGACGTGCAGCACAAGAACGAGGACACGCTGCCCGCGGGCGCCTCGCAGGTGGTGGACATGCGGGAGGCGCACCAGGAGCTGGACCGGTTCGCCTCCGTGCCCGGCAACGTGCTGCCGGACGCCCCGGCGGTGCAGCGCCGCGCGGTGCTGCGGATCGCCAAGCGGCTCGTGCGCCCCAGCCTGACCATCAACATCGCGGAGACGGACCTGCGCCGCCGGCTCGCGGGCGACGCGGTGAAGGACGCCGTCATCGCCATCAAGAAGGGCCAGCGCGTCATCGGCGACGGCGAGCTCGTCAACGAGACGCACCTGGTGATGCTGCGCGGGATGCGCGCGCAGACGGACCGCCTGGACCTGCTCCAGCTCCAGGTGGGCGGCACGGGCCTCGTCGCCCTGCTGGTGGTGGCCTTCTACGGCTTCTGCCGCGCGGCCTTCCGCCGCTTCCGCCCCACGCGCAAGGACGGCGTGCTCCTGGGCCTCCTGCTGGTGGGCCTGCTGGGCCTGCTCCAGGTCTGGGTGTCCATCGCGGACGCGGTGCAGGACCGCTACACGGCGCTGCCCATCGAGGCGTTCTATTACGCCTTCCCGGTGGCGGCGGGCGCCATGCTGGTGCGCTTCATCCTCGCGCAGGAGCTGGCGCTGTTCTTCGCCATGGTGTTCGCTTGCCTCGCGGGCGTGATGCTGGGCAACTCGCTGGCGTTCGGCATCTACACGCTGGTGGGCTCGCTGGTGGCGGCGGACCGCATCGTCAAGGCGAAGGACCGCGTGGGCATCTTCCGCGCGGGCCTCGTCACGGGCGTGGCCAACCTCATCGCCGTGCTGTTCCTGTTCCTCGTGGAGGGCAAGGGCCTGGCGGGGGACACCGTCGTCACGGCGCTGTGCGCGTTCTTCGGCACCACGCTCGCCGTCCCGGTGATGGTGATGGCGCTGACGCCGCTGATTGAAGCCACGTTCGGCTACGCGTCGGACATCAAGCTCCTGGAGCTGGCGAACCTGAACCACCCGGCGCTCAAGGAACTCATCGTCCAGGCGCCTGGCACGTACCACCACTCCATCATCATCGGCACGCTGGTGGAGAACGCGGCGGAGACGATTGGCGCGAACCCGCTGCTGGCGCGCTCGTGCGCGTACTACCACGACATCGGGAAGGGCCGGAACCCGCTCTACTTCGGGGAGAACCAGAAGGGGGAGAACCGGCACGACGGGCTCGCGCCCGCGATGAGCGCGGTCATCATCAAGCGCCACGTGACGGAAGGCCTGGAGATGGCGCGGCAGTACCGCCTGCCCAAGCTGGTGGCGGACGCCATCCCCCAGCACCACGGCACGCGCACGGTGGGCTTCTTCTTCCACAAGGCCTTGAAGGAGCAGGAGGGCAAGGAAGGCGCGCCCCCCATCGACGAGAGCATCTACCGCTACCCGGGCCCCAAGCCGCAGTTCCGCGAGGCGGCGCTGGTGATGATCGCCGACGCGGTGGAGGCCTCCACGCGCTCCATGCCGGACCCCACCAGCGCGAAGCTCCAGGCGCAGGTGCAGAAGATCATCAACATCATCTTCTCCGAGGGCCAGCTCGACGAGTGCGACCTGACGCTCAAGGACCTGAACCTCATCGCCCAGTCCTTCCTGCATACGCTGGAGGGCATCTACCACACGCGTCCCGTCTACCCGGCGGGCGCCATGGGTGGGGGCAAGGCCGGGGGCGCGCCGCTGATGATGGCGCCCGCGCCCGCGAAGACGGAAGCGAAGGACACGAAGGTGCGAACGGCGGGCATGTCATGA
- the ybeY gene encoding rRNA maturation RNase YbeY, translated as MSRKVEGVKLRKGKVIPRDDGKRIEEFVGVASTQTESASVARMRAPPGWSEPAQTPEFDEVVLVLTGELTLVVDGKRERIGAGEVGLVPRGKRVVYRNDSQGACDYWSICAPAFRVELAHIEKPEPKVKASDNQVTVQVAHGQGEDYERLLTTWGRDYLKRLGLTGCELSLSLVGDRAIRRLNRTWRQKDKATDVLSFPAGDQPKGTPGPRPLGDVVISLDTAKRQAKEYGRTLESEMGRYLAHGLLHLLGHDHEKPRDAKRMAALEEQLLGERGMVADSLTIDSRARRAKLI; from the coding sequence ATGAGCCGCAAGGTGGAGGGCGTGAAGCTTCGCAAGGGCAAGGTGATTCCGCGCGACGACGGCAAGCGCATCGAGGAGTTCGTCGGCGTCGCGAGCACGCAGACGGAGTCCGCGTCGGTGGCGCGCATGCGGGCCCCGCCGGGCTGGAGCGAACCCGCGCAGACGCCGGAGTTCGACGAGGTGGTGCTCGTCCTCACGGGCGAGCTGACCCTCGTGGTGGACGGCAAGCGCGAGCGCATTGGCGCGGGCGAGGTGGGCCTGGTGCCGCGCGGCAAGCGCGTCGTGTACCGCAACGACAGCCAGGGCGCGTGTGACTACTGGTCCATCTGCGCGCCCGCGTTCCGCGTGGAGCTGGCCCACATCGAGAAGCCGGAGCCGAAGGTGAAGGCCTCGGACAACCAGGTGACGGTGCAGGTGGCGCACGGGCAGGGCGAGGACTACGAGCGCCTGCTCACCACCTGGGGCCGGGACTACCTGAAGCGCCTGGGGCTCACCGGCTGCGAGCTGTCCCTGTCGCTCGTGGGGGACCGGGCCATCCGCCGGCTCAACCGCACCTGGCGCCAGAAGGACAAGGCCACGGACGTGCTGTCCTTCCCCGCGGGGGATCAGCCCAAGGGCACCCCGGGCCCGCGCCCCCTGGGCGACGTGGTCATTTCCCTGGACACGGCGAAGCGGCAGGCGAAGGAGTACGGCCGCACGCTGGAGTCGGAGATGGGCCGCTACCTGGCGCACGGCCTCCTGCACCTGTTGGGGCACGACCATGAGAAGCCTCGCGACGCGAAGCGCATGGCCGCCCTGGAGGAGCAGCTGTTGGGCGAGCGCGGCATGGTGGCGGACTCGCTGACCATTGACTCGCGCGCCCGCCGGGCGAAGCTCATCTGA
- a CDS encoding Lnb N-terminal periplasmic domain-containing protein, translated as MPRLSSLLVASLLGLLLSASPARAASVPPWGTGESRGEDLSIWLVTFSPGDDVFSWWGHGSLVVEDRAKHLQRLYNYGMYSFDDQTVVHFAKGRLEFWVGESSVNGTFRFYKSLDRDVRVQELNLTPEQRVTVAKKLADNVLPENRDYLYEHYSDNCVTRLRDMIDVAVGGRLSEAEKAPARMTLREHTRRYTAVSPPMSFLLDFMMNDSIDKPITRREEAFLPDELEQQVAELKVPGPGGQPVSLVEKQWDYYVSPSRARPPAQPPAFGPYILALGVLLGASALGLAAWERRGSRAARILLGLENVVVGLVLGIPGLALVVMWVGTNHVVTHHNENLFLANPLTLLAVPYGLRLTWNSAKARARLKWVWGLLAVTGALGLVCKVLPWFDQDNWRAIALILPISLGMAGAFWLDRLRALVPGTARTAPRQDATVSSLKAS; from the coding sequence ATGCCCCGCCTGTCGTCTCTTCTGGTCGCAAGCCTGTTGGGTCTCCTGCTGTCCGCGTCCCCCGCGCGCGCCGCGTCGGTGCCGCCGTGGGGCACGGGCGAGAGCCGGGGCGAGGACCTGTCCATCTGGCTGGTGACCTTCAGCCCCGGCGACGACGTCTTCTCGTGGTGGGGCCACGGCTCGCTGGTGGTGGAGGACCGCGCCAAGCACCTGCAGCGGCTCTACAACTACGGGATGTACTCGTTCGACGACCAGACGGTGGTGCACTTCGCCAAGGGCCGCCTGGAGTTCTGGGTCGGTGAGTCGAGCGTCAACGGCACCTTCCGCTTCTACAAGTCGCTGGACCGCGACGTGCGCGTGCAGGAGCTCAACCTCACGCCGGAACAGCGCGTGACGGTGGCGAAGAAGCTGGCGGACAACGTGCTGCCGGAGAACCGCGACTACCTCTACGAGCACTACAGCGACAACTGCGTGACGCGGCTGCGCGACATGATCGACGTCGCCGTCGGCGGCCGGCTGTCGGAGGCGGAGAAGGCCCCGGCGCGCATGACGCTGCGCGAGCACACGCGGAGATACACCGCCGTGAGCCCGCCCATGAGCTTCCTGCTCGACTTCATGATGAACGACTCCATCGACAAGCCCATCACCCGCCGCGAGGAGGCCTTCCTCCCGGACGAGCTGGAGCAGCAGGTGGCGGAGCTGAAGGTGCCGGGCCCGGGCGGCCAGCCCGTGTCGCTGGTGGAGAAGCAGTGGGACTACTACGTGTCGCCCTCGCGGGCCCGGCCGCCCGCGCAGCCGCCGGCCTTCGGCCCGTACATCCTCGCGCTGGGCGTGCTCCTGGGCGCCAGCGCGCTGGGCCTGGCCGCGTGGGAGCGCCGGGGCAGCCGCGCGGCGCGCATCCTCCTGGGCCTGGAGAACGTGGTGGTGGGGCTGGTGCTGGGCATCCCGGGGCTGGCGCTCGTCGTCATGTGGGTGGGCACGAACCACGTGGTGACGCACCACAACGAGAACCTCTTCCTCGCCAACCCGCTGACGCTGCTGGCCGTGCCGTACGGCCTGCGCCTCACCTGGAACAGCGCGAAGGCCCGCGCGCGGCTCAAGTGGGTGTGGGGCCTGCTCGCGGTCACGGGCGCGCTGGGGCTCGTTTGCAAGGTCCTGCCCTGGTTCGACCAGGACAACTGGCGCGCCATCGCGCTCATCCTGCCCATCTCCCTGGGCATGGCCGGTGCCTTCTGGCTGGACCGGCTGCGGGCGCTCGTGCCAGGAACGGCCCGCACGGCGCCCCGTCAGGATGCGACGGTGTCCTCGCTCAAGGCCTCCTGA
- the prfB gene encoding peptide chain release factor 2 (programmed frameshift): MANTSMEKIQSLKERLNALRGHLDLDRKRSRIALIERDSTQPNFWDDNTKAQGLLKEKSSLEASVGAFDKTMRGLDDAQTLLELAAEMNDEASAQEAEGSLASLEGEVAKLELARMLSGPQDRSNCFMDINAGAGGTDSMDWAAMLLRMYTRYGETKGWKVELSDEVPGEEAGFKNVSLRIEGENAYGYLKAEVGVHRLVRISPFDANARRQTAFASVDVYPEVDDSIQIDLPEKDYELKFIRGSGAGGQKVNKTSSTAQLRHLPTGIMITCQTERSQSANKDMAFKILRGRLYELEMKKREAERDAAEAAKKDISFGSQIRSYVLAPYRMVKDLRTGVETGNVDKVLDGDLEEFVTAQLLGVKNPNRNAAAE, from the exons ATGGCCAACACTTCGATGGAGAAGATCCAGTCCCTGAAGGAGCGCCTCAACGCGCTCCGGGGGCATCTT GACCTCGACCGCAAGCGGTCCCGCATCGCGCTGATTGAACGTGACTCCACGCAGCCCAACTTCTGGGATGACAACACCAAGGCCCAGGGCCTGCTGAAGGAGAAGTCCTCGCTGGAGGCCAGCGTGGGCGCCTTCGACAAGACGATGCGCGGGCTGGACGACGCGCAGACGCTGCTGGAGCTGGCGGCGGAGATGAACGACGAGGCGAGCGCGCAGGAAGCCGAGGGCTCGCTCGCGTCGCTGGAGGGCGAGGTCGCCAAGCTGGAGCTGGCGCGGATGCTCTCCGGGCCGCAGGACCGCAGCAACTGCTTCATGGACATCAACGCGGGCGCGGGCGGCACGGACTCCATGGACTGGGCCGCCATGCTCCTGCGCATGTACACGCGCTACGGTGAGACCAAGGGCTGGAAGGTCGAACTCAGCGACGAGGTGCCGGGCGAAGAGGCGGGCTTCAAGAACGTCTCGCTGCGCATCGAGGGCGAGAACGCCTACGGCTACCTCAAGGCCGAAGTCGGCGTGCACCGGCTCGTGCGCATCAGCCCCTTCGACGCCAACGCGCGCCGGCAGACGGCGTTCGCGTCCGTGGACGTGTACCCGGAGGTCGACGACAGCATTCAAATCGACCTGCCGGAGAAGGACTACGAGCTGAAGTTCATCCGCGGCAGTGGCGCGGGTGGCCAGAAGGTCAACAAGACGTCGTCCACGGCGCAGCTGCGGCACCTGCCCACGGGCATCATGATCACCTGCCAGACGGAGCGCTCGCAGTCGGCCAACAAGGACATGGCCTTCAAGATTCTGCGCGGCCGCCTGTATGAGCTGGAGATGAAGAAGCGCGAGGCCGAGCGCGACGCGGCGGAGGCGGCGAAGAAGGACATCTCCTTCGGCTCGCAGATCCGCAGCTACGTGCTGGCGCCGTACCGCATGGTCAAGGACCTGCGCACCGGCGTGGAGACGGGCAACGTGGACAAGGTGCTGGACGGGGACCTGGAGGAGTTCGTCACCGCGCAGCTCCTGGGCGTGAAGAACCCCAACCGCAACGCCGCCGCGGAATAG
- a CDS encoding sigma-70 family RNA polymerase sigma factor produces MSPGGVLDVGQQALATEAAADPRREAARREEQALLVRLRRGDPEAFESLVHQHQDRLYDFCFRMLGDREEAHDLVQEIFVSVHQNVRRFREDARLSTWLFRISKNHCLNRLKYLQRRGRGRSDVYDEVSAAAIAEGGGAPPQPDAALDAARERARVQRAISQLDPDARMLVALRDIEGLSYDEIVDITELPEGTVKSRLHRAREKLADLLGRFEP; encoded by the coding sequence GTGTCACCGGGCGGAGTGCTCGACGTCGGACAGCAGGCCCTGGCCACCGAGGCCGCCGCCGACCCGCGCCGCGAGGCCGCCCGCCGGGAGGAACAGGCGCTGCTCGTCCGGCTGCGGCGCGGGGACCCGGAGGCCTTCGAGTCGCTGGTCCACCAGCACCAGGACCGCCTCTACGACTTCTGCTTCCGCATGCTGGGTGACCGCGAGGAGGCCCACGACCTGGTGCAGGAGATCTTCGTCAGCGTGCACCAGAACGTCCGGCGCTTCCGCGAGGACGCGCGCCTGTCCACGTGGCTGTTCCGCATCTCCAAGAACCACTGCCTCAACCGGCTGAAGTACCTCCAGCGCCGGGGCCGCGGCCGCTCGGACGTCTACGACGAGGTGAGCGCCGCCGCCATCGCGGAGGGCGGAGGCGCCCCTCCGCAGCCGGACGCCGCCCTGGACGCGGCGCGCGAGCGGGCCCGGGTGCAGCGGGCCATTTCCCAACTGGACCCGGATGCGCGCATGCTGGTGGCGCTGCGCGACATCGAGGGCCTGAGCTACGACGAGATTGTCGACATCACCGAGCTGCCCGAGGGGACCGTGAAGAGCCGGCTCCACCGGGCACGCGAGAAGCTGGCGGACCTGCTGGGGCGCTTCGAACCATGA
- a CDS encoding anti-sigma factor family protein, with translation MSGGGWRSTDVEPRLDHREARALFLALADEELPAAQEQAVRGHLDGCEECRQGWDRYARTVERVRSVEREKAPPALATLVAARVRRQRRFGLRGLHLAHAQHRFPVEILIPLLLAAAVGAFLLMSS, from the coding sequence ATGAGCGGCGGCGGGTGGAGGTCAACGGACGTGGAACCGCGTTTGGATCACCGTGAGGCGAGGGCGCTGTTTCTGGCGCTCGCCGACGAAGAGCTGCCCGCCGCCCAGGAACAGGCGGTGCGCGGTCACCTGGACGGCTGTGAGGAGTGCCGCCAGGGGTGGGACCGGTACGCCCGCACCGTGGAGCGCGTGCGTTCGGTGGAGCGGGAGAAGGCCCCGCCCGCGCTCGCCACGCTCGTGGCCGCCCGTGTGCGCCGCCAGCGCCGCTTCGGCCTGCGCGGCCTGCACCTGGCCCATGCCCAGCACCGCTTCCCGGTGGAGATCCTCATCCCGCTGCTCCTGGCCGCGGCGGTGGGCGCATTTCTTTTGATGTCTTCCTGA